Proteins from one Panulirus ornatus isolate Po-2019 chromosome 28, ASM3632096v1, whole genome shotgun sequence genomic window:
- the LOC139757738 gene encoding pigment-dispersing hormone peptides-like, with the protein MRSAVALVMLVMLAMAAALTQAQELKYPEREVVAELAAQILRVAQGPWGSVGPHKRNAELINSILGLPKVMNDAGRR; encoded by the exons ATGCGCAGCGCCGTGGCCctagtgatgctggtgatgctggcaATGGCTGCCGCCCTGACCCAGGCACAGGAACTGAAGTACCCTGAACGTGAG GTGGTGGCAGAGCTGGCAGCGCAGATCCTTCGTGTGGCTCAGGGACCATGGGGCTCAGTAGGACCACACAAGCGTAACGCCGAACTGATCAACTCCATCCTGGGCCTGCCCAAGGTTATGAACGACGCCGGCAGGAGATAG